In Thermogemmatispora onikobensis, the following proteins share a genomic window:
- a CDS encoding SIS domain-containing protein yields MSSSLLEQEIRSQPEVLARLLERERPHVEEIVASLPPFTYVLIAARGSSDHAALYAKYVWAALAGHPIALATPSLYTLYGQPPRLDGALVVGISQSGQSPDIVAVLEEGRRQGRPTLAITNDASSPLAHAADHVVALHAGPERSIAATKTYTAQLTALALFAAAWSPEPASQLAAVEALPSAVDQVLTQSAEIARLAERYRYMDRCVVIGRGFNYATAFELTLKLKELTYVMANAYSSADFRHGPIATVDAGLPAILIMPRDATYSDMRELAEELGRRGAELLVISEEGEALALARTPLPLVSGLPDWLSPVTAIVPGQVLALHLALTRGYNPDVPRGLQKVTLTL; encoded by the coding sequence ATGTCCTCATCATTGCTTGAGCAAGAGATCCGCAGCCAGCCCGAGGTCCTCGCCCGCCTGCTCGAACGGGAGCGCCCCCACGTCGAGGAGATTGTCGCCTCCTTGCCACCGTTCACCTATGTCCTGATCGCAGCCCGGGGATCATCGGACCACGCTGCACTCTACGCGAAATACGTCTGGGCGGCCCTGGCCGGCCATCCTATCGCGCTGGCCACGCCCTCGCTTTATACTCTCTATGGCCAGCCCCCTCGCCTGGATGGGGCCCTGGTTGTTGGTATTTCGCAGTCGGGCCAGTCGCCCGATATTGTCGCCGTGCTCGAAGAGGGCCGTCGGCAGGGTCGTCCGACGCTGGCCATTACGAACGATGCCAGCTCCCCACTGGCCCACGCCGCCGACCATGTGGTCGCCCTGCACGCTGGACCGGAGCGCAGCATCGCCGCTACCAAGACCTATACCGCCCAGTTGACAGCGCTCGCTCTCTTCGCCGCCGCCTGGAGCCCCGAGCCGGCCAGCCAGTTGGCAGCCGTAGAGGCGCTGCCTTCCGCCGTCGACCAGGTGCTGACGCAATCCGCTGAAATTGCTCGCCTGGCTGAGCGCTACCGCTATATGGATCGCTGCGTGGTGATCGGGCGCGGCTTCAACTACGCCACAGCCTTTGAGCTGACGCTCAAGCTCAAAGAGCTGACTTATGTGATGGCTAATGCCTACTCTTCGGCGGACTTCCGCCACGGCCCGATTGCCACGGTCGACGCCGGCCTGCCAGCCATCTTGATTATGCCGCGCGATGCCACCTACAGCGATATGCGCGAGCTGGCCGAGGAGCTGGGACGTCGCGGCGCAGAGCTGCTGGTCATCTCGGAGGAAGGCGAGGCCCTGGCCCTGGCTCGCACTCCTTTGCCCCTGGTGAGCGGCCTCCCGGACTGGCTGAGTCCCGTGACGGCTATTGTCCCCGGGCAGGTGCTGGCCCTCCATCTGGCCCTGACCCGCGGCTACAACCCTGACGTGCCGCGCGGCCTCCAGAAGGTCACGCTGACGCTCTAA